CGTAGAAAAGGCTTAGTCGAGCAGCGTATCGTGGCTAAGCACACACCATCAATCGCCAAAAACCAGATGCGACGCTGCTGCATTGCGGTCATTGACCCACCCCCGTCGAATGCTGACATAGATCGGCTTTGGAAATTCTTTGATTCGTCGTGCGCATATTGCGGCGCCGCTTTGGTCCGCGGCGAGCGTCGCGATCACGTCCTTTCACAGTCGGCACTCGGGACTAACGACATCCACAATCAGGTTTTGTCCTGTGGGCTATGCAACGGAGATGAAAAGAGGGAAGAGCCTTGGGAGTCATTCCTCGCTCGCAAGGTCTCTTCGGCGTCTTTACAACGGAGGCGCCGAGCGCGCATTGAGGAGTGGATGCAGCAAGCACCTCCAGGACGCCTATCAATAAGCTCAAAGAAGCGTCGAACGGCCGAAGCAATCGCGCGAGCGTTTAAAGACTTTGATGCGGCAGTAGAAGAACTTCGCGCGCTAAGAGGCCGGAGCACCTAACATGCGCCTAGGTTTTCTCGTGCTCGGGCTGCTGTTTGTGGCCTTGCAATATCAGCTCTGGGTCGGCGACGGCAGCCAGGCGGAGGTGTGGGATCTGCAGCGTGCGATCGACGCCCAGAGCCGCGAAAACGCCGCGCTGCGCGAACGCAATCAGGCGCTGGCGGCCGAGGTTATTGATCTGAAGACTGCGGAAGAAGCCATCGAGGAACGCGCGCGGCTGGAGCTGGGCATGATCCGCGAGGGGGAGACGTTTTACCGCGTCGTGGAGCCGCTGCCGTCGCGGTGAGCCGCGGGGCCGCACCCTTGGCTTCACAGCCGCCGGGCGGGAG
The Gammaproteobacteria bacterium DNA segment above includes these coding regions:
- the ftsB gene encoding cell division protein FtsB → MRLGFLVLGLLFVALQYQLWVGDGSQAEVWDLQRAIDAQSRENAALRERNQALAAEVIDLKTAEEAIEERARLELGMIREGETFYRVVEPLPSR